A region of Thermococcus piezophilus DNA encodes the following proteins:
- a CDS encoding Tfx family DNA-binding protein — protein MAGKNFLTEQQIKILRLRARGLKQSEIAELLGTSRANISILERRAIEKIEKARNTILIWEQINSKISVEVRKGEDIFAVPDKLFKKADELQIKVPYSTAEVIAFLVEHAPIADRIAKRDFTLFLDAKDRLRISECLLEKFDEIGKHE, from the coding sequence ATGGCAGGGAAAAACTTCCTCACAGAGCAGCAGATTAAAATCCTCCGTCTGCGTGCGAGAGGGCTTAAGCAGAGCGAGATAGCCGAGCTTTTGGGTACGAGCAGGGCCAACATAAGCATACTCGAGAGGAGGGCCATTGAGAAGATCGAGAAGGCCAGAAACACCATCCTCATCTGGGAGCAGATAAACTCCAAGATAAGTGTTGAGGTTAGAAAGGGTGAGGACATATTCGCGGTCCCTGATAAGCTCTTCAAGAAGGCGGACGAGCTTCAAATTAAGGTTCCGTACAGCACGGCCGAGGTCATAGCCTTCCTCGTCGAGCATGCCCCAATCGCAGACAGGATTGCCAAGCGTGACTTCACGCTCTTCCTCGACGCCAAGGACAGGCTCAGGATAAGCGAGTGCCTACTTGAGAAGTTCGACGAGATAGGGAAGCACGAGTGA
- a CDS encoding aldolase, protein MSRAVKSQLVQYSRLAHERGLTAAFGGNLSIRQGNLIFIKATGAVMDDMTKEQVAVIDMNGKQLSAIRPSSEYRLHLAIYRDRPDVKAIAHLHPPYSIIAATMLEMELPIITPEAELYLRRIPIVPFRPAGTKELAEAVAGVICQSDAVLMEKHGIVTVGKSLREAFYKAELVEESAKLWYLSRKV, encoded by the coding sequence ATGAGCCGCGCTGTTAAGTCCCAGCTTGTCCAATACTCCCGCCTCGCCCACGAGAGGGGCCTAACGGCCGCTTTTGGAGGTAATTTAAGCATAAGACAGGGAAATCTGATCTTTATCAAGGCCACAGGGGCCGTCATGGACGACATGACTAAGGAGCAGGTGGCGGTAATCGACATGAACGGAAAACAGCTGTCAGCTATTAGGCCCTCCTCCGAGTACAGGCTCCACCTGGCGATTTACCGCGATAGACCGGACGTCAAGGCTATAGCCCACCTCCACCCACCGTATTCAATAATTGCAGCGACCATGCTCGAGATGGAACTCCCGATAATAACTCCAGAGGCGGAGCTGTACCTAAGAAGGATACCGATTGTACCCTTTAGGCCCGCCGGAACGAAGGAGCTGGCAGAGGCTGTCGCAGGGGTTATATGTCAGTCAGACGCCGTCCTGATGGAAAAGCATGGCATCGTCACCGTCGGGAAGAGCCTGAGGGAAGCATTCTACAAGGCCGAACTGGTTGAGGAGAGCGCAAAGCTATGGTACTTGAGCAGAAAAGTATAA
- a CDS encoding UPF0147 family protein, producing the protein MSELIHQIVQVLKEQVVQDTVVPRNIRRAAEQAIEVLLDESKEPAVRAADAIAILEEISEDPNMPMHTRTIIWEVLGALEQVK; encoded by the coding sequence ATGAGCGAGCTGATTCACCAGATTGTGCAGGTTCTCAAGGAGCAAGTCGTCCAGGACACTGTCGTTCCGAGGAACATTAGGAGAGCCGCCGAGCAGGCTATAGAGGTTCTCCTCGACGAGAGCAAGGAGCCGGCCGTCAGAGCCGCCGACGCGATAGCCATCCTTGAGGAGATTAGCGAGGACCCGAACATGCCTATGCACACGAGGACCATAATCTGGGAGGTCCTCGGAGCTCTTGAGCAGGTTAAGTGA
- the cobO gene encoding cob(I)yrinic acid a,c-diamide adenosyltransferase, with product MPWKDKLGLVHIYTGNGKGKTTAAFGLAVRMLGSGGKVIILQFMKAGNVYGEQKKIAECGAVIESFGLPKFVHGKPEPDDIEAAKRALERAKEVVSSGEWGLVILDELCVALGFGMLDVEEVRELIKSKAPHTELVITGRYCPKELFELADYVTEMREIKHPYQRGILARKGIEY from the coding sequence ATGCCCTGGAAAGACAAGCTCGGCTTAGTTCACATCTACACGGGCAACGGGAAGGGAAAAACCACAGCAGCCTTTGGCCTCGCGGTGAGAATGCTCGGCTCCGGCGGGAAGGTGATAATCCTCCAGTTCATGAAGGCCGGGAACGTTTACGGAGAGCAGAAGAAGATAGCGGAATGCGGCGCGGTCATAGAGTCCTTTGGGTTACCGAAGTTCGTCCACGGCAAACCCGAGCCCGACGACATAGAGGCCGCCAAAAGGGCATTAGAGCGCGCTAAAGAGGTGGTCTCAAGCGGCGAGTGGGGTCTGGTAATCCTCGACGAGCTCTGCGTCGCCTTGGGCTTCGGCATGCTCGACGTCGAGGAAGTCAGGGAGCTCATCAAGAGCAAAGCACCCCACACCGAGCTCGTCATCACCGGCCGCTACTGCCCAAAGGAGCTCTTCGAGTTAGCTGACTACGTCACCGAGATGAGGGAGATAAAGCACCCCTACCAGAGGGGCATCCTGGCGAGGAAAGGGATCGAGTACTGA
- a CDS encoding DNA methyltransferase, giving the protein MREVPFEEYLEFIKKYDHVIIGNQRIEIGKPIPIKTFQPQNFKLETTTVWSFPERGKWATHHANAKYRGNWAPQVPRNLILQYTKPGDLVLDAFLGSGTTLIECKLLGRHGIGVDINYEALMVAWDRLNFEYDPRIENQSTLSSYLGIREEIEWVKPKIRLYQGDARNLDKIEDESIDLIATHPPYANIIGYTKKAKSPVKGDLSNVRSIDEFVSEIKKVAEEFYRVLKPGKYVAILIGDTRRHRHYVPIAFRVMKVFLEAGFILKEDIIKVQHHMRGTEPWKTKKRDFYLIAHEHLFVFRKLGEGEKIEKFRESRVV; this is encoded by the coding sequence ATGAGAGAAGTTCCGTTTGAGGAATATCTGGAATTCATAAAAAAGTACGATCACGTCATTATAGGGAATCAAAGAATAGAGATTGGAAAACCTATCCCAATCAAAACATTTCAGCCTCAGAACTTCAAGCTTGAAACAACGACCGTATGGAGCTTTCCAGAGCGGGGGAAATGGGCAACTCATCATGCAAATGCAAAATACAGGGGAAATTGGGCGCCCCAGGTTCCGCGAAACCTGATACTGCAATATACAAAGCCGGGAGATCTTGTACTAGATGCATTTCTCGGAAGTGGAACAACTTTGATAGAGTGCAAACTACTAGGAAGACACGGGATCGGGGTTGACATAAATTATGAGGCTCTAATGGTTGCATGGGATAGGTTAAATTTCGAATATGATCCCAGAATAGAAAACCAGTCTACGTTAAGTTCGTACCTTGGCATAAGAGAAGAGATAGAGTGGGTTAAACCTAAGATACGACTCTACCAGGGAGACGCGAGGAATCTAGACAAAATCGAAGACGAGAGCATAGATCTAATAGCAACTCATCCCCCTTACGCTAACATCATTGGGTATACAAAAAAAGCAAAGTCCCCTGTGAAGGGGGATCTGTCCAATGTAAGATCCATAGATGAATTCGTTTCAGAAATAAAGAAGGTTGCCGAGGAATTTTATAGGGTTCTAAAACCGGGAAAATATGTAGCAATCTTGATTGGAGATACCAGACGGCACAGGCATTATGTTCCAATAGCATTTAGAGTCATGAAGGTGTTTTTGGAAGCTGGATTTATATTAAAGGAGGACATTATCAAGGTTCAGCATCATATGAGGGGTACAGAACCCTGGAAAACAAAGAAGAGAGACTTCTATCTGATTGCACATGAACATCTGTTCGTATTCAGAAAATTGGGAGAAGGGGAGAAAATCGAGAAATTCCGAGAAAGTAGAGTGGTTTAA
- a CDS encoding DNA adenine methylase: MAEPILKWAGGKRQILHEIVALMPKDFRNRTFHEPFFGGGAVTFWMEPKRGTINDINPKLINFYVVVRDHVDELIEDAKRHKNEKEYFYKARAEFNEIVRNGFEIPNIRLASLLLYLNKTAFNGLYRENRKGEFNVPFGRYKNPKIVDEERLRKASEVLKKLDIYNEDFTYILRVAKPGDLVYFDPPYHPVSETASFTSYSKEDFSKEDQERLRDVCLELHEKGVYFILSNSYVKPIRELYEGIEGFRISKIYAKRPINSKADRRGEVPEMLVTNVPTELQLGRERAKLLVNSDKSKALMTSKSLIEYLTVAERSI, translated from the coding sequence ATGGCAGAACCTATCCTTAAGTGGGCCGGTGGGAAGAGGCAGATACTCCATGAAATCGTTGCGTTAATGCCAAAGGACTTTAGAAATAGAACGTTCCATGAGCCATTTTTTGGCGGCGGTGCGGTTACTTTCTGGATGGAGCCCAAAAGGGGGACTATAAACGACATAAATCCCAAACTCATAAACTTCTATGTCGTTGTTAGAGATCACGTTGACGAACTAATTGAAGATGCAAAGAGGCACAAAAATGAGAAGGAGTACTTCTACAAGGCTCGTGCGGAGTTCAATGAGATAGTTAGAAACGGATTTGAAATTCCAAATATTAGACTCGCGAGCCTGCTTTTGTACTTAAATAAAACTGCCTTCAATGGCTTATACCGCGAGAATAGGAAAGGCGAGTTCAATGTTCCGTTTGGTAGATACAAAAACCCTAAGATAGTAGACGAAGAGCGACTCAGAAAGGCTAGTGAAGTTTTGAAAAAGCTCGATATTTACAACGAAGACTTCACCTATATCTTGAGAGTTGCCAAGCCTGGAGACCTGGTTTATTTTGATCCCCCCTATCACCCTGTTTCAGAAACTGCCAGTTTTACCAGCTATTCAAAGGAAGATTTCAGCAAAGAAGACCAGGAGCGCCTCAGAGACGTCTGCCTTGAACTCCATGAGAAAGGGGTTTACTTTATCCTAAGCAACTCCTATGTAAAGCCAATTCGTGAGCTGTATGAGGGGATAGAGGGATTTAGAATATCCAAGATCTACGCAAAGAGGCCAATAAACTCAAAAGCCGATCGCAGGGGTGAAGTCCCTGAGATGCTCGTTACGAATGTTCCTACGGAATTACAATTGGGCCGGGAAAGAGCAAAGCTCCTTGTCAACAGCGATAAATCGAAGGCTTTGATGACTTCTAAGTCGCTTATTGAGTATTTAACCGTTGCAGAGCGATCTATTTAA
- a CDS encoding plasmid mobilization protein, which produces MFEKIIKQLIALKTPATRKLKIPVAGTRAFEVILKSKNVPNETTAVELAVNEFAKYSGGDPQVVSDFKKILAREFSGLNGTKLLKKKARALKEIWEIEARTVAARNKRNKWLSIRVTGEEYETISKQAQEEGLDISNYIRKRLGLEYKS; this is translated from the coding sequence ATGTTCGAAAAGATCATAAAACAACTCATAGCGTTAAAGACCCCGGCTACCCGTAAGCTAAAAATTCCCGTTGCTGGAACTAGGGCCTTTGAGGTGATCCTGAAATCTAAAAATGTCCCAAATGAGACTACTGCCGTTGAACTGGCCGTGAATGAGTTTGCTAAATATTCTGGAGGAGATCCTCAAGTAGTTTCTGATTTCAAGAAAATTCTTGCTAGGGAATTTTCAGGGTTAAATGGCACCAAACTGCTTAAGAAAAAAGCTAGGGCCCTCAAAGAAATATGGGAAATTGAAGCTAGAACGGTAGCTGCCAGAAACAAGCGGAATAAGTGGTTGTCAATCCGCGTTACTGGGGAAGAGTATGAGACGATTTCTAAGCAGGCACAGGAGGAGGGATTGGACATATCTAACTATATTAGAAAGAGGTTGGGTCTCGAGTATAAATCATGA